The genomic DNA GGCAATACCAAGCAGCACGAGGCCAAGGATCACGCGGTAGATCACGTAGGGTGTGAAGTTTACGGATCGTAGTAATCGCATCATCAGTGACAGCGCGACGAGGGCAGCGAGAAACGCGAGCGTGGCAGCAATTGCGCCATCTTTTGCCGCTTGAACATCGGCGTTCATTGCAGCCTCTGCCCCCAGTAAAACACCTGATGCGATGATGGTCGGGATCGACATCAACATAGATAGCTTTGCGCTGTCTTCGCGTGTGTAGCCCAGCCGCCGTGCTGCGGTGATTGTGATGCCGGATCGCGATGTGCCGGGGATCAGGGATATCGCCTGCCACAGGCCCATGGTGATGGCGTGACGCAGTGTCCAGTGACCAGCCACGCGTTCGGTTTTGCCAGTTTGATCAGCCCAGTATAGCACAATTCCGAAGATCAGCATGGTCCAGCCGACGACCGTGATGTTGCGCATCATGTCATCAAGACCTGATAGTTTCAGGATCAGGCCGAATATGATCACCGGAATCGTTGCGATGATCAGGCTGAGTGCCAGAAACGCACCCGCAGTGTCGATTTTGCCGCGCAAGACGCGGGGCAGGCCGAGCAAAGCGGCGCTGGCATCTTTCCAGAAATATATGATTACCGCGAACAAGGTGCCGATGTGAACTGCGACGTCGATGACCTGCCCTTGATCGGCCATGCCCGTGAGTTGCGGCAATAAAATCAGGTGTCCAGATGAAGACACTGGCAGGAATTCAGTGATTCCTTGGATGAGGGCGGCAAGCAGGAGGGTTAGGAAGGGCATGAGGACCTCTGATTCGGTGATGCCTTTTTAAATCACCAGACTCGCGGGGGAAGAGCAGATATAGGACCGGATCGGCCCTATAAACGCTGTAGGTATTGACAAAACATCGTCAGTTGGTGAAAATATATCAAAAATAGGTAACCTATGCTGACTTTTATTTTCAAAACAGATGGAATAAAGGGATAGTCCGGAATTCGATTGGGAGAATGTCGCGTGGCTGATCAAAAGATGTTGAAGTTTACGAACGTAGAGCGGGACATGCCGGAAAAGCGTCCGCCCAATCTACGTAAAGAAGATTTCGGAGAGATTTACGGGGAGTACGCCACGGCCAAGGCCGCCGAGCAGGCGAGCCGTTGTAGCCAATGCGGTGTGCCCTATTGCCAGTCCCATTGCCCATTGCACAACAACATCCCCGACTGGCTGCGTTTGACCGCAGAAGGCCGGTTGGAAGAAGCCTATGAGTTGGCACAAGCGACCAACACGTTCCCCGAGATTTGTGGTCGCATCTGCCCGCAGGATCGCCTGTGCGAAGGCAACTGTGTGATCGAAACGGCCGGACACGGCACGGTCACTATCGGGTCAGTTGAAAAGTACATCACTGACACAGCGTTTGAGAAAGGCTGGGTCAAACCGATCCGCCCGCATACCGAACGTGTTGAGAGTGTTGGCATTATCGGGGCTGGTCCTGGAGGCCTTGCGGCGGCGGATATGCTGCGCCGTCAGGGTGTGCAGGTCACAGTCTATGATCGTTATGATCGCGGCGGCGGTTTGATGACCTACGGCATCCCCGGGTTCAAGTTGGAAAAAGACATTGTCATGCAGCGCATGGCGCAACTGGAAGACGGCGGCGTAGAGTTTGTGTTAAACTGCGACGTCGGTGATGACCTGAGTTTTGATGCCATTCGCGGCAAGCACGAAGCGGTGCTTATCGCTACTGGCGTCTATAAAACAAGGGCTTTGCAGGCGCCGGGTGCGGGTGCAGAAGGCATTGTGCGGGCGATTGATTATCTGACTGCCAGCAACCGCAAATCATTTGGGGATGATGTCGAAGAGTTCGACAACGGAGAGCTGAACGCCAAGGGCAAAAAGGTCGTCGTGATTGGTGGTGGTGATACGGCAATGGACTGTGTGCGCACTGCGATCCGTCAGGATGCGATATCTGTGAAGTGCCTGTATCGCCGCGACGAGGCGAATATGCCGGGGTCGATGCGCGAAGTTCAGAACGCCAAAGAAGAAGGCATTGAGTTTGTCTGGCTGAGCGCGCCAAAGGGCTTCGTTTCTAGTGAGCGGGACACTGGCACGGCAGACCAAGTGAACGGTGTCATGGTGCAGAAAATGCGCCTCGGTGCGCCGGATGCGACAGGACGCCAGATGCCAGAGTTGATTGAAGGCAGCGATTACATTGAAGACGCCGATTTGGTGGTTCAGGCGCTGGGCTTTGAACCCGAGGACATCCCGACGCTTTGGGGTGTGCCTGAATTGGAAGTGACCCGTTGGGGCACAATCAAGGCGGAATTCACCAGCGGCCAAACCAGCCTTGAGGGTGTGTTCGCCGCAGGCGACATTGTGCGCGGTGCGTCACTGGTGGTTTGGGCCATCAAAGACGGGCGCGATGCGGCTGAGGCGATTTTGGAATACGTAAATCAGGGCGCTTTGATGGCGGCTGAGTAGGTGGCACACAGCGTACACCGGCTGTGCACCACCTGTATGGCAGCAGATATGCACGATAGGTCAGCGTCGCTGACGTGGAGGACTAAAAGATGATGAAGACGACATTCGCATTTTTGATTGGGTCGGTGGTTTTTGGGTCGTCCTTAATCGGTTCGGTGGCCCGCCTTGCGGCGCAAGTGTTTTCAATGCCGCAAGGTTGCGAAGGATATCTGACGATCCAAAATTCAAGTTGTTCTGTGTCGCATTATTTTCGGTGCGACGAAGACCAGAACGGTGAGCAACGCCGCGCGACGATGGACCAAGCCGGCTTGACCTATGTTGGTCGCATAAATGACGAGGCCGAATGGCTGGAGAGTTTTCATTTGCGGTCCGGCCACACGGAACGCCAGTCGACTGTCGTTGACCCGATGTCGCTGAATGAGCTTTTGGCGAACTCTGTTGATACGTGGGATTTTTCCACCGAAAACCGAGAGATCGGGACACGCCAATATGTCGGCTTTGATAGCTTAACCGGTGAGAGCGTTGTGATCGATGGTGTGACGTTGCTGCGCACACAATATGAACTGACGGCATTCGATGCCGCCGGAACTGAAATGTGGAAAAGCGAAGGTGCCGAGTATGTGAGCCGTGAGTGGCGCATGTTTATTGCCGGGTTGAGCAGCTACATCACGTCTGACGATCGGTTCGACAGCGATGACACGCCTGTTGAGTTCATCTACCCAGGAGAGCCGGGATATCTGTCGGTAAACCCGAAGTTCGGCTGCGGCGTTGAAATGTCCCACAATGACATGCCGATCAGCCAGCCAATTTTGACAAATTACTAAGATGGTCCCCCCGAATGGGCTGGGACAAGGAGAAATGACATGACCAAGTATGATGAAGCATGGGTTGCTGCCGAAACTGCAAAGCGCGACTTTATGGCCGAGAATGGCCTGTATTCGCACGACGATGAGAAGGCCAATTGCGGTGTAGGTCTCGTCGTGTCGATTGACGGAAAGTCGTCGCGCGCAGTGGTCGAAAATGGCATTGCGGCGCTCAAGGCGATCTGGCACCGCGGTGCTGTGGATGCCGATGGCAAGACAGGCGACGGCGCGGGTATCCACGTGCAGATCCCGATGGCGTTTTTCTATGATCAGGTTGAACGCACGGGGCATACGCCACGCAAGGACGAAATGCTCGCGGTTGGGCAGATATTCTTGCCGCGTTCGAATTTCGGGGCGCAGGAAACCTGTCGTACCATTGTCGAATCCGAAGTTTTGCGCATGGGGTATTATATCTATGGCTGGCGTCATGTGCCGGTTGAGATCGCGTGCCTTGGTGAAAAGGCCAATGCGACACGCCCCGAGATTGAACAGATTTTGATTTCGAATTCCAAGGGTGTGGATGAGGAAACGTTCGAGCGTGAATTATATGTGATCCGTCGCCGGATCGAAAAAGCGGCGATCGCTGCGGGCGTGCGGGAACTATACCTCGCGTCGTTGTCGTGCCGATCCATCATCTACAAAGGCATGATGCTGGCCGAACAAGTGGCTGAGTTTTACCCCGACCTGATGGATGAGCGGTTCGAGAGCGCGTTTGCGATTTATCACCAGCGCTATTCAACCAACACATTCCCGCAGTGGTGGCTCGCGCAGCCGTTCCGCATGTTGGCCCACAACGGTGAGATCAACACGTTGAAGGGCAATTTGAACTGGATGAAGTCGCACGAGATTCGCATGGCGTCGAGTACGTTTGGTGACATGGCAGAAGATATTAAACCGATCGTCGCAAGCGGGTCGTCGGATTCCGCCGCGCTTGATGCGGTGTTTGAGATGTTGGTGCGTGCAGGTCGGTCTGCGCCGATGGCCAAGACGATGTTGGTGCCAGAAAGCTGGTCCAAACAGGCGACGGAACTGCCGCAGGCGTGGCGCGATATGTATTCGTATTGCAATTCGGTGATGGAACCTTGGGATGGCCCTGCGGCGCTTGCGATGACGGATGGTCGTTGGGTTTGTGCGGGCCTTGATCGTAACGGTCTGCGCCCGATGCGTTATGTCGTGACGGGGGATGGTCTGCTGATTGCAGGATCTGAGGCCGGAATGGTGCCGATTGATGAGGCAAATGTCGTCGAAAAAGGCGCGCTTGGGCCGGGTCAGATGATCGGTGTGCACATGGGTCAGGGCGCGTTATTTCATGACGAGGAATTGAAGAATAAGATGTCGGCTGCCCTGCCGTTTGGCGATTGGGTCGCCAAGATCAACGAGTTGGATGATGATTTGGCTGCTGTGACCGAGGCGCCGATTTATTCCGGTAGTGAATTGCGCAAACGCCAGATTGCGGCTGGATATACGATTGAGGAGCTGGAAAGTATTCTGGCGCCAATGGCCGAGGACGGCAAAGAAGCATTGGCATCGATGGGGGATGACACTCCGTCCGCAGTCTTGTCCGAAAAGTACCGTCCGCTGAGCCACTTCTTTCGGCAAAACTTTAGCCAAGTCACCAACCCGCCAATCGACAGCTTACGCGAATTTCGCGTGATGAGCCTGAAGACGCGTTTCGGAAACTTGAAGAATGTGCTGGATGAGGACAGCAGCCAGACGGAGATCCTTGTTCTGGATTCGCCGTTTGTGGGCAATGCCCAGTGGGATGTGTTGCAAACCTTGTTCAATGCATCCTGTGTCGAGATTGACTGTACGTTTGCCGGTGGTTCTGAAGCTGGCGATCTGAACAAGAACCTCGCGCGGATTCGCGCAGAGGCAGAGGACGCTGTGCGATCAGGTGCAGGGCATTTGACGCTGACGGATCAACATCAAGGTGAGGGCCGCGTGCCAATGCCGATGATCTTGGCGACATCGGCGGTTCATTCTTGGCTGACGCGCAAGGGATTGCGAACGTTTACATCGCTCAACGTGCGGTCGGCGGAATGTATCGACCCGCATTATTTTGCCGTGCTGATCGGTTGTGGCGCAACTGTGGTGAACGCTTATCTGGCCGAGGATTCGCTGGATGACCGGATCGAACGTGGCCTGCTGGATTGCACCCTGACTGAGGCCATCATCCGCTATCGCACGGCGATCGATCAGGGTCTTTTGAAGATCATGGCGAAGATGGGGATTTCGGTGATTTCGTCGTATCGTGGTGGTCTGAATTTTGAAGCGGTCGGGCTGTCGCGCGCTATGGTTGCCGAATATTTCCCCGGCATGCAGAGCCGGATTTCCGGCATTGGTGTGACGGGCATCCAACGCAAGGCTGAACAGGTCCACAAGGCCGGTTGGCTTGGTGGTATCGACGTGTTGCCGATTGGTGGTTTCTACAAGGCGCGGCGGTCCGGTGAAAAGCACGCATGGGAAGCAGGGACGATGCACCTGTTGCAGCAGGCCTGTAATCGCGCGTCGTATGAGTTGTGGAAGCAATATTCTACAGCGATGCAATCAAACCCCCCGATCCATTTGCGTGATTTGTTGGCTGTGAAGCCGATGGGCAAGAAGGTTCCGATTGACGAGGTTGAAAGCATCACGTCGATCCGCAAGCGGTTCGTGACACCGGGCATGTCGTTGGGCGCGTTGTCACCAGAGGCGCATAAGACGTTGAACGTTGCGATGAACCGGATTGGCGCAAAGTCGGATTCGGGCGAAGGTGGCGAAGATCCGGCGCATTTTGTGCCCGAGGCGAATGGCGATAACCCAAGCGCCAAAATCAAGCAGGTTGCGTCGGGACGGTTTGGCGTGACGGCAGAATATCTGAACCAGTGCGAGGAGCTTGAGATTAAGGTCGCGCAGGGTGCCAAGCCCGGTGAAGGCGGGCAGTTGCCCGGTATGAAAGTCACAGAGCTGATCGCGCGTTTGCGCCATTCCACGCCCGGTGTGACGCTGATTTCACCGCCGCCGCACCATGACATTTATTCAATCGAAGATTTGGCCCAGCTGATTTACGATCTTAAGCAGATCAACCCGCGCGCAAAGGTGACGGTCAAGCTGGTGGCGTCCAGCGGGGTCGGCACGATTGCGGCTGGTGTGGCCAAGGCCAAGGCCGATGTGATCCTGATTTCGGGGCACAATGGTGGCACCGGAGCGTCACCTGCGTCGTCGATCAAATACGCAGGTTTGCCATGGGAAATGGGTCTGACCGAGGCGCATCAGGTGTTGGCGATGAACAACCTGCGTGAACGCGTGACGTTGCGCACCGACGGTGGTTTGCGCACCGGGCGTGATATTGTCATGGCGGCGATGCTCGGGGCTGAGGAATATGGCGTTGGCACTGCTGCGCTGATTGCTATGGGCTGTATTATGGTGCGCCAATGCCAGTCTAACACCTGCCCCGTCGGTGTGTGTACGCAGGACGAAGCGTTGCGCGATAAGTTTACAGGCAATGCCGATAAGGTCGTGAACCTGATTACATTCTACGCCACTGAAGTGCGTGAAATCCTCGCTGAGATTGGCGCACGGTCGATGGACGAGATTATCGGGCGGGCGGATTTGTTGGCGCAGGTGTCGCGTGGGTCGGCGCATCTAGATGACCTCGATCTTAATCCGCTGTTGATCACGGTCGATGGCGCAAAAGAGATTGTGTATGACCGTAACAAGCCGCGCAATCCGGTGCCTGACACGTTGGACGCGCAGATCGTCAAGGATGCAGCGCGTTTCCTCAATGACGGCGAAAAGATGCAGCTGGAATACGCAGTGCAGAACACGTTGCGATCCATCGGCACGCGCACGAGCAGCCACATTGTGCAGAACTTCGGGATGCGCAATTCGCTGCAGCCGGACCATTTGACGGTGAAGCTAAAGGGGTCGGCGGGGCAGTCTTTGGGGGCTTTTGCAGCGCCTGGATTGAAGTTGGAGGTGTCGGGTGATGCCAATGATTACGTCGGCAAGGGTCTGTCGGGAGGCATTATTGTTGTGCGTCCACCGATGAATTCACCACTGATTGCGAGTGAGAATACGATCATCGGCAACACGGTTCTGTACGGTGCGACGGACGGGTATCTGTTTGCCGCCGGTCGGGCTGGTGAACGGTTCGCTGTTCGGAATTCCGGTGCGAAGGTGGTGGTTGAAGGCTGTGGATCAAACGGGTGTGAATACACCACGGGCGGTGTTGCGGTGATCCTTGGGCCGATTGGCGCGAACTTTGGTGCGGGTATGACAGGCGGGATGGCGTATTTATACGACCCCGAACGCTTGACCACACCGTTGATCAATATGGAAACGCTGGTGACGTGTGGCGTGACTGTGGATCACTGGGAACATCAGCTAAAAGGTCTGGTTGAGCGCCACCTTGCTGAGACGGATAGCCGTAAGGCCGCTGATATCTTGCAGCATTGGGAACTTGAGCGCGCACATTTCGTGCAGGTTTGCCCCAAAGAAATGTTGGTGCATCTGGTGGCGCCACTGACCCATGAACCGGTCGCAATGCCGGCTGAATAAGCCAGACAAATAAAGCAATCGCCGCCACAGTTACGGCGGCGATTGTTGCATTGTTTCCAGAGATGATCGGACTGGCTGGTGCGGGCTGGGGATTTGCGCGGTTTGTGTTGAAAGGCCGAAAGGCAAAGGTGCTTTGAAGTGACATTTCTTATGCGGCGTAGGTTTGCATGCTTGACCCGCGCCGTGGTGTTGCGATGAATGGCGCCATGGCTCGTAAGACACGCAAAATCGTTAAGGACCCCATCAGGTTCCGTGATCGCCCACGATTGTTCGTGCGGCGGGTGATAAAATACATATTTCGAGGCATTCTGATTATGATCGCATTGGCAGTTTTGCTAACGGCGGTGTTCAGCGTCGTGAACCCACCGTCTACCCCCTACATGTTTTCTGAAAGTCGCCGTGTTGGTGGTGTGAACCAGAGAT from Octadecabacter antarcticus 307 includes the following:
- a CDS encoding undecaprenyl-diphosphate phosphatase → MPFLTLLLAALIQGITEFLPVSSSGHLILLPQLTGMADQGQVIDVAVHIGTLFAVIIYFWKDASAALLGLPRVLRGKIDTAGAFLALSLIIATIPVIIFGLILKLSGLDDMMRNITVVGWTMLIFGIVLYWADQTGKTERVAGHWTLRHAITMGLWQAISLIPGTSRSGITITAARRLGYTREDSAKLSMLMSIPTIIASGVLLGAEAAMNADVQAAKDGAIAATLAFLAALVALSLMMRLLRSVNFTPYVIYRVILGLVLLGIAYT
- a CDS encoding NAD(P)-dependent oxidoreductase, translated to MADQKMLKFTNVERDMPEKRPPNLRKEDFGEIYGEYATAKAAEQASRCSQCGVPYCQSHCPLHNNIPDWLRLTAEGRLEEAYELAQATNTFPEICGRICPQDRLCEGNCVIETAGHGTVTIGSVEKYITDTAFEKGWVKPIRPHTERVESVGIIGAGPGGLAAADMLRRQGVQVTVYDRYDRGGGLMTYGIPGFKLEKDIVMQRMAQLEDGGVEFVLNCDVGDDLSFDAIRGKHEAVLIATGVYKTRALQAPGAGAEGIVRAIDYLTASNRKSFGDDVEEFDNGELNAKGKKVVVIGGGDTAMDCVRTAIRQDAISVKCLYRRDEANMPGSMREVQNAKEEGIEFVWLSAPKGFVSSERDTGTADQVNGVMVQKMRLGAPDATGRQMPELIEGSDYIEDADLVVQALGFEPEDIPTLWGVPELEVTRWGTIKAEFTSGQTSLEGVFAAGDIVRGASLVVWAIKDGRDAAEAILEYVNQGALMAAE
- the gltB gene encoding glutamate synthase large subunit; this encodes MTKYDEAWVAAETAKRDFMAENGLYSHDDEKANCGVGLVVSIDGKSSRAVVENGIAALKAIWHRGAVDADGKTGDGAGIHVQIPMAFFYDQVERTGHTPRKDEMLAVGQIFLPRSNFGAQETCRTIVESEVLRMGYYIYGWRHVPVEIACLGEKANATRPEIEQILISNSKGVDEETFERELYVIRRRIEKAAIAAGVRELYLASLSCRSIIYKGMMLAEQVAEFYPDLMDERFESAFAIYHQRYSTNTFPQWWLAQPFRMLAHNGEINTLKGNLNWMKSHEIRMASSTFGDMAEDIKPIVASGSSDSAALDAVFEMLVRAGRSAPMAKTMLVPESWSKQATELPQAWRDMYSYCNSVMEPWDGPAALAMTDGRWVCAGLDRNGLRPMRYVVTGDGLLIAGSEAGMVPIDEANVVEKGALGPGQMIGVHMGQGALFHDEELKNKMSAALPFGDWVAKINELDDDLAAVTEAPIYSGSELRKRQIAAGYTIEELESILAPMAEDGKEALASMGDDTPSAVLSEKYRPLSHFFRQNFSQVTNPPIDSLREFRVMSLKTRFGNLKNVLDEDSSQTEILVLDSPFVGNAQWDVLQTLFNASCVEIDCTFAGGSEAGDLNKNLARIRAEAEDAVRSGAGHLTLTDQHQGEGRVPMPMILATSAVHSWLTRKGLRTFTSLNVRSAECIDPHYFAVLIGCGATVVNAYLAEDSLDDRIERGLLDCTLTEAIIRYRTAIDQGLLKIMAKMGISVISSYRGGLNFEAVGLSRAMVAEYFPGMQSRISGIGVTGIQRKAEQVHKAGWLGGIDVLPIGGFYKARRSGEKHAWEAGTMHLLQQACNRASYELWKQYSTAMQSNPPIHLRDLLAVKPMGKKVPIDEVESITSIRKRFVTPGMSLGALSPEAHKTLNVAMNRIGAKSDSGEGGEDPAHFVPEANGDNPSAKIKQVASGRFGVTAEYLNQCEELEIKVAQGAKPGEGGQLPGMKVTELIARLRHSTPGVTLISPPPHHDIYSIEDLAQLIYDLKQINPRAKVTVKLVASSGVGTIAAGVAKAKADVILISGHNGGTGASPASSIKYAGLPWEMGLTEAHQVLAMNNLRERVTLRTDGGLRTGRDIVMAAMLGAEEYGVGTAALIAMGCIMVRQCQSNTCPVGVCTQDEALRDKFTGNADKVVNLITFYATEVREILAEIGARSMDEIIGRADLLAQVSRGSAHLDDLDLNPLLITVDGAKEIVYDRNKPRNPVPDTLDAQIVKDAARFLNDGEKMQLEYAVQNTLRSIGTRTSSHIVQNFGMRNSLQPDHLTVKLKGSAGQSLGAFAAPGLKLEVSGDANDYVGKGLSGGIIVVRPPMNSPLIASENTIIGNTVLYGATDGYLFAAGRAGERFAVRNSGAKVVVEGCGSNGCEYTTGGVAVILGPIGANFGAGMTGGMAYLYDPERLTTPLINMETLVTCGVTVDHWEHQLKGLVERHLAETDSRKAADILQHWELERAHFVQVCPKEMLVHLVAPLTHEPVAMPAE